In one window of Chryseobacterium phocaeense DNA:
- a CDS encoding DinB family protein produces the protein MNYHFQAHRQVRKNLLGILQNTSHEDLLLIPDGFNNNIYWNIAHTVATQQLLHYYLSGNPFRIDKYWIETYKKGTLPNLNVQKSEVEDLEFLLTETSKILMKDYDSDFFSDYTPYTTSFGMDLKSIQDAIIFNNMHESLHYGYIMAQKRAILGEKY, from the coding sequence ATGAACTATCATTTTCAAGCCCACAGACAGGTGAGAAAGAACCTTTTAGGTATCCTGCAGAATACTTCCCACGAGGATCTTCTGCTGATTCCCGATGGTTTCAACAATAATATCTACTGGAATATCGCGCATACGGTGGCTACCCAGCAGCTGCTGCATTATTATCTGAGCGGAAATCCTTTCAGAATTGATAAATACTGGATTGAAACCTACAAAAAAGGCACCCTTCCCAACCTGAATGTACAAAAATCCGAAGTGGAAGACCTTGAGTTTTTACTCACCGAAACTTCAAAGATTTTAATGAAGGACTATGACAGCGATTTCTTTTCAGACTATACGCCCTACACCACAAGTTTTGGAATGGACCTGAAAAGCATCCAGGACGCCATTATTTTCAACAATATGCATGAAAGCCTTCATTACGGCTATATCATGGCACAAAAAAGAGCGATATTAGGAGAGAAGTATTAG